One genomic window of Solanum stenotomum isolate F172 chromosome 9, ASM1918654v1, whole genome shotgun sequence includes the following:
- the LOC125877684 gene encoding zinc finger protein ZAT9: protein NYQVGMGTLWINQISEKEVLGDHKDVMEFGDEIIPKDSKRRICRVCKKGFSSGKALGGHMRIHVQSSKKEKSKPRVENCNNDQLVPICKVCGKIFPSMKSLFGHMRSHPEREWRGILPPHLKSSDEIREKKTASATTTVPGWSVTAKRGRKTNAEDDEQLQDAVHHLMLLANGHDILEELEKTNSNSLTSKADENEEFVSELEIIDNRKKKTKLRHLNSVQDSPASVTPAATPEKFKCNTCGKSFATHQALGGHKSSHNKLRIVIENSNDSNVAAISEEAAASSSKLLANGGRIVDFDLNELPSDHEDELAGNPDYFPFFSV from the coding sequence AATTATCAAGTTGGCATGGGGACGTTATGGATAAATCAGATCTCGGAAAAGGAGGTGTTAGGAGATCACAAAGATGTTATGGAATTTGGAGATGAGATTATTCCAAAAGATAGTAAGAGGAGGATTTGTCGTGTGTGTAAGAAAGGATTTAGTTCTGGTAAAGCATTAGGAGGTCACATGAGAATTCACGTTCAGTCttccaaaaaggaaaaatcgAAACCACGAGTAGAAAATTGTAATAATGATCAGTTGGTACCAATTTGTAAAGTGTGTGGTAAGATTTTTCCGTCGATGAAATCGTTGTTTGGGCATATGAGGTCTCATCCTGAACGGGAATGGAGAGGAATTCTTCCTCCTCATTTGAAATCTAGCGATGAGATCCGAGAGAAAAAAACAGCTTCTGCTACTACTACTGTACCTGGATGGTCAGTTACAGCTAAGCGAGGGAGAAAGACCAATGCTGAAGACGACGAACAATTGCAGGATGCTGTTCATCATCTTATGCTGCTCGCCAACGGACATGATATTCTGGAAGAATTGGAGAAAACGAACAGTAATTCTCTTACATCCAAAGCTGATGAAAATGAGGAATTTGTTTCTGAATTGGAGATTATTGATAACAGGAAGAAGAAAACGAAGTTGAGGCATCTGAATTCTGTACAGGATAGTCCAGCTTCAGTTACACCAGCAGCAACGCCTGAAAAATTCAAGTGTAACACTTGTGGAAAAAGCTTCGCAACTCATCAAGCACTTGGTGGACATAAATCAAGCCACAATAAGTTGAGAATCGTAATTGAAAATTCCAACGATTCTAATGTAGCTGCAATTAGTGAAGAAGCAGCTGCTAGCAGCTCAAAGTTGTTGGCTAATGGAGGAAGAATTGTGGATTTTGATCTCAATGAATTGCCCTCTGATCATGAGGATGAACTTGCTGGTAATCCTGACTACTTTCcctttttttctgtttaa